TCGACGCGTATGCACAGGCTTTCACCAGCCTGACCCTCATCCTCCCTGCGCAGCTTCGGCTCAAACGATTGCCCCCCATCCTGAGGGCGGGCCTCGCTCATCGCTTATCATTATTCCAACATATTCCCGAAGCCGTATCGACTGCAAACCAGCCTGAAGGCCTTTCCAACAGCACGGCCAAACGTGATGACGAACGGTCACAAGCTGTTCCCAGCTTACAGTCAACGGAGTTTGCGTGATGTTTTCCAGATCACGCAGGTATCCTCCATATTTTGGGGCATCAAACGAAACGCACCCCACTTGATTTATCTCGCATGGATATCACTGCATATTTTTAATTAATCTCAATAAAACATGTATTTGCAAAAGCAGCGCCCAAACTAAATCAGAACAAATCAAAATACATTGACTCTTTGCTGCGGAATGTGTGTATATATCCACTGCGTATTGATTCTTAATGTCTATCAGGCTTATGGGGATTTGGAGAATATTTGCATACGAAAAACACGCAACTTTCATATTTTATCAATAAATTTAATGCAGTAACAACAGACATCGAAACAGAGACGTTGACCTGTCTTCTTACCGCATATAAATACCAAAGATATGAAATCAGGAGGTTTCTCACAACGCCCATAGCCAGTTCCATGCGACGCGGCAACAACGTTGATTTGCGTGACAATATCAAGCGGTAGGTTTACACGATGTTTGAGCAAAGATGTAATTCTTACCTACGCAATGCAAAGCTGTGCCACGCGGTATCGGTGTTCTTCTCTCTTTTCACTGTCCTCATCATTTTCAATTCAGACGCATACAACGCCGTCGTCGGAAACAGCGGATATGTTGAAATCCGCACATTGATCCAAAGCATGTGCTACTGTAGCATTGCCTTGATTATCAATTACATCATTTTCAACAATTCGTTCAATAACGACCAATTGGTCTGCATCCCTACCATTGACGAGCTCGTCAGGTGCTTCATAATTGCAACTATCGCCACCTCCCTTGTTCTGTTCATCATCGACAGTATTGTTTCTCACCAGATATTCTCCCCCCTGGCCGTCGTTTCATATCTGGTCGTCGGCACAGCCTTTCATTCATTTCTGATCAACACATCGTACCTTACAATCAAAAAGTTCAATTCCAGCAAGAAGAACAGACGCATCGTCCTCATGGTTGGCTCCAATAGGCATGCTGTGGAAATGGCCAGGTTTTTTGAAGAGAACCAGATACTCGGTTTCTACAACCTTGGATTCGTTGACGACGAGAACCACAGCGACGGGGAGGCGCGCCTGCTGAGCACCTTGGACAAGTTCGAAGATGTGATCCGCAACAACGTGATCGACTTCATCTTCATCCACTTGCCCATCCGATCATACTACGACAGCATATCCACAATCATCGAAAAAGCGGAATGCCAAGGTATCGCCGTCCACTATTTGAGCAACATTTTCGAACCTCGCAAAAGCAAGCTTGAGGCTTCGCGTGTCGGCTCAGTACACTCCATTGTCCTGCACACTGCCCCCACTGAGGACTGGAGAATTCGCACAAAGCGCGTCATTGACGTCATAATGGCTATCATCGGCATAATTGTTACATTGCCAATAATGGCAATATCCGCGCTGATAATCAAAATAACTGACAGAGGACCGATCATATTCAAGCAAAAGCGCGTTGGGTACAACAAGCGCATATTTAATGTCTACAAGTTGCGCACCATGTGTGTCGGCGCGGAAAGAATGAAGACGGACGTCGACCACCTCAACGAAATGGATGGGCCTGTTTTCAAGATCAAGTGTGACCCCAGAATAACGCGTTTTGGCAGGTTCCTTCGCAAGTACAGCATCGACGAGTTGCCTCAGTTCTTCAATGTCCTGCAAGGCGACATGAGCATCGTCGGCCCGCGCGCGATGGCCCTCACCGACTACCAGGGCTTCTCCGAGGATTGGCAGCGGAGGCGTTTTTCCATGCGCCCCGGACTGACGTGCTACTGGCAGATTCGCGGCCGCAACAAATTGCCTTTCAATGAATGGATGCGTTTGGACATGGAGTACATCGACAACTGGAACCTTCTTGAAGATTTCAAGATCATGCTCCTCACCATCCCGGAGATATTCCGAGGGGGAGGGATCTGAAATCTGGCCACTGATGTTGGTGTAAACAGTCGCACTGCGTATGCACAACATTCAAGGAAGCAAAATGAACACCAAAACCATCAAAATCCTTTCGCTCCTGCTGTTGGTGCTCTTTATGGCGTGTTCCTGCAGCAACGGAGGTCCCCGCCCCTCGATGGACCTCAAGAAACTTCCAACGGCTCCCGCGCAGCCAGAGGAGGTGAACGCCAGCACGTACGAGCTCGGCCCGGGCGACATCGTCGGCTTCACCTTCCTGAGCCGCATCCAGCAGAAGGACGACCCCTATCTGCTGCAGCGCGGCGACACGCTCCTCGTCGAGTACCACAGGCTCGAATACCTCAACCGCAACATCGTCATCCGCCCGGACGGCATGGTCAGCGTCCCCTACCTTGATGAGCTCAGGGCGGCGGACATCTCACCGTCGGCATTCTCCGCGAAGTTGGTGGAGGGGTACAAGCGCAAGAGGATCTTCCAGAATCCCGAGATCACGGTCAGCGTGGTCAGCGTGAACACCCAGCTCAAGGAGATGCAGAACACCTTCACCAACAGCACGACCGGCCAGACAAAGGAGGCTCCGGTGGGCATGGACGGCTACATCCGCCTGCCCCTGATCGAGCCCCTGTTCGCGGTGAACAAGAGCGTGGGCCAGATCCAGCAGGAGGCGCGCGACGCCTACCGCAGGGTCCTGTCTTCGGCGGATGTCTCCGCCGAGCTGCGCCAGATACGCTCCAACATGGTCTATGTGCTGGGCGAAGTGAACCTCTCCGGCATGCACAACATCAACACCCCGACCACCGTGACCCAGGCCATCACCATGGCCGGCGGCTACAAACCCGGAGCGGGGCTCGACTCCGTGGTGCTCATCCGCTCTGACGCATCCGGCCAGCCCTCCGGGCGTCTGGTCGACGTGGCCTCGGTGCTCAAGAAGGGCAACATCATGGAAGACGTGCAACTCAAGCGGTACGACGTCATCTATGTGCCCCCGTCCACGATTCAGAAGCTCAACGACTTCATCCTGTTCTACGTCAGGAACATGATGCCCTTCCCGACGAGCGCCAGCGCCAACGTCGGGTTCAGCTACCTGTGGGGCCCCGCCTCGCTGGGATCCACATCAACACGTGGCACCAGTTTCACTCCGTTCTAATCAGGAGGTCAGCAGATGCGCACACTTCTGGAGGCCCTCTTCAAGCGCCGCACGGAGATCCGAAACATCTTCGTGCTGAGCCTGCTTGTGGCCATCATAGGCAATTACATCGCCACGCCGCAGTACGAAAGCGAGGGCAAAGTGCTCGTCAAGGTGGGACGCGAGGCATCCCTGCCCCCCACGGTGATGACCCAGCCCCTCAACGTCTACTTCACCCGCGCGGACCAGGTGAACACCCAGATCCAGATTCTGGAGAGCCGCGACATGGTCGAGAAGGCGCTCGCAGCGCTCCCGCCCGACCTGCTCAACCGGCCCAAGCCCGAAACCATGATCGGCTGGATCGTCGAGAGCATCCGTTCCGTTCCCAAGCTGATCGTGGGGGCCGGGCGCTTCGTACTGGAAACCCTCCAGCTCATACCCACCCTCTCGGCGGAGCAGCGGCAGGTGCTCGACTTCCAGAAGCGCATCGAGGTGCGCAGGGTCAAGGAATCCGAGGTCATCCGCGTCACCTTCACCGACCCCGACCCCAGGCTGGCCCGCCTCTTCCTGGACGCCTACATGGCCGAATACCTCCAGGCCAGCTCCCTCGCCATGGAGAACCCCGGCTCCTTCAGCTTCTTCACGGCACAGAGGACGGGGGTGCAGCAGGAGCTGCAACAAGCCCAGCAGAAGCTCATCGACTTCCGTAAGGAATGGAACATCTATGACCTGGGCATCCAGAAGGACAAGACGGTCCAGGCTCTCTCCAGGATCAGCAACGACATCATCACCGCCGAACTGGACCTGAGCGCGGCCACCGGCAAGTTCAAGGAGATGGAGAAGACCCCGCTGGCCAACGTGGAGAACGTCCTTCCCGTCGAACTCCGGGAGGATCAGTCCGTGGTCGAGCTGCTCAAGAACCTGGTGCTGCTCAAGGTGCGCCACTCCCAGATGATCCAGAGCCTCGGCGGCGGCCACCCGAGCGTGGCCGCCATCGACGGCGAGATGGCCAGCCTGCGCGGCAGCCTCTACCGCGAGGCCCTGGGCATCCTCAAAAGCAAGGCCAACACCCTGGAACGCAACCTCAATTCCCTGAAGGAGCAGTTGGCCAACGTGAGCCGGACCGCCCAGATCCTCGACGCCAAGGGCATCGAGATGAAGGAGTACGAGGATCAGGTCCAGCTGCTCACCAAGACCTTCTACACCTACTCCGACAAGAGCGAGACATCGCGCATCAACTCCGTCATGGACAAGGAGCGCATCGGCTCCGTCACGCTGGTGCAGCCCGCCAGCGAGCCCCTGCGGCCCGTTTCGCCCAAGCGGCTGCTCAACCTGCTGCTCGGGGCCGTGCTGGGCTTGATACTGGGTGTGGCTTACGCCCTGGGAGCGGAACAGCTCTCGGGAACGGTCAACAATGTGGACGACCTGCGCGTGCTCCTGCAAGGCGCGCCCGTGGTGTTCGTCCCGCAGGACACCGTGATGACGCCCGAGGACGCCGACAGCGTGCTGCGCAACATGCACCTCTTCGGCACGAAATCCTCCACCTAGGGGCTTGGGCCGCGCCGCCAGGCGACACCAGACACTCGCAAGCAACGGGATGACATATGGACATCGTGAAAATGATCAACACGCCGGCCGAAGCCGCTTCGCGGGGCTCAATGCCCTTCGTTCCGTTCGACACCTGTTTCCAGCAGTTGGCCAACCAGATGATGAACTGCCCTGACGGCCAGTCCCCCCCGTGCATCCTGCTGTTCCAGGGCGGGGGCAGGGGTTCTGGGGTGAGCACCATATCGCGCCTGTTCGCCCACTACCTGAGCGAAAAGGTGCTGATGCGGGTGCTGCTCATCGACGCCGACTTCGACAACCCCACGCTGCACAAGATCCACCGCATGCCGCCCTCGCCCGGCTTCGCGGATTACCTCGAAGGCACGCGCGGGCCGGACATAGCGCAGAGCATCGGCAACCTCTCCGTGATGGCCGCGGGCGACAAGTCCCTGCTGCCCAGGACCCTGCTGTCCGGCCGCAGCGACTTCAAGGCCCGCCTGCGCGAACTGGGCAAGGAATATGAGATGATCATCCTGGACGCGGCCCCCATCACCACCTGCCCGGAGACCTTCAGCTTGGCCTCCTGCACGGACGGGGTGATCTTCGTGGCCAAGTCGGAGAAAACCCGCAAGGCCGTGGTGCACGCCACCATGAACCAGCTGCACCTGGCCCGGGCGAAGGTGGTGGGCGGAGTGCTCAACTTCCGGCGCTTCCACATCCCGACCTGGCTCTATCACTAGGCCGGCGGGACAGGGAGCCGCGATGGGACTCACAGCAGCCGAGGTCAGGCGCGCCGCGCGCAGCCTGCTCCCGGACTCGTTCCACGACCTGTTTCTGGACGTGATCAGCTACGTGTCCAACCACGTTGTCTGCCACGTTCCGAGCCATTGGTTCAGGTTGTGGTTCTACCGCAACATCATGCGCTGGGCCATCGGCAAGGACACCTCCCTGCACGAGCGTCTGCGCATCCACGGCGTGCCTGGACCCGGCGTGAGCATAGGAGACAACACCTGCATCGGGGCGGACCTGTTCCTGGCCGGGGTCGGATATCCCGGCGGCGGGCTGACCATCGGCAACAACGTCAACATCGCCATGCAGGTGTTCATCGGCGTCGGGGGCCACAAAATAGGCTGCGCGGAGGGGTTCGCCATGCAGATGCGCCCGGTCGTCATCGAGGACCACGCAGTCATCTACGCGCGCTCCATGGTGATCATGTGCAGAATCGGCCGGGGGGCCGTCGTGCTCCCCGGGGCCGTGGTGGTCAAGGACGTGGAGCCCTTCACCATCGTCGGGGGGGTCCCGGCCGAGCCCTTGGGCAAACGGGAGCCCCAGGAAGACCCGAACTACCTCCTCAACTGGCGCTGGCGTTTCCATTAGCGCCATCCGGGGGATCAAGCCATGCTATCCTCTCTCAAGCACATCGCGCCCATGGTGCTTCTGGCGGCGGCCGCCGGGCTGGCCCCCCTGTTCATGCCGGTCGGCCAGCCCAACGCCTACATCTTCCTGGTGCTGGTCATGGCCGGGATCACGGCCCTGATCGCCTTCAGCAGGACGGGCTACGTCAGGAACATGCTGCTCTTCACGGTGGGATTCGCCCTGGTGTTCAACCCCAGGAAGTTCTTCGTCGGAGAGGACTACTACCTCTTCCTGGGCGGCATTCCAGCCTATTACGTCAGCCTCATGGACCTCTGCCTCCTGGCGCTGCTGTTCGTTGCCCCGGCCGGGGAGAAAAGCCAGGGAGCCCGCGCTCCGTTGCCGAAGGTCCAGCTGGTGCTGCTCGGCGTCTATTTTCTCACCCTGCTCCTGTCGCTCTACAATGCCATCGACTCCGAACTGGTCTTCACCCAGTTCGTGTTCGAGCTCAAATGCTGCCTGCTCTTTCTCATCGTGGCCTTCCACCTGGACAACATGGACAGCGACACGGTCTTCGAGCGATCCCTCCTGCCCATGTTCTACGGCCTCGGCGCCAGCCTGATCCTTGAGTTCGCGGTCGTCCTGGCCGAGTACGTGAACGCACTGCCGGATTCCTTTTCCTTCCTGGGCATCCAGGTGGCCGGATTCAGGGAGAAGCTCGGGGCGGACCTCGTGCTGCGCGTAGGCGGCACCTACCGCCACCCCAACTATCTGGCCGTGCCCATGGCCGCGCTGCTCATGCCGGTTTCCGTCATGGCCCTTTCCACCCGTGGCGCGAAGAGGCTGCTCTTCCTGCTCGCGGCGGGCAGCGCCTTCGCCTCCCTGCTGCTGACCCTCTCGCGCGGCGGCTTCCTGGCCGCGGCGTCCACGGTCGTCGTCTTCCTCGTTCTGATCGCATGCACGCCCCAGGGCCGGGCCTGGGTCAAGCGCCACAGCAAGCTGCTGGCGGGCATGACGGCCGCCGCCCTGGTGGTTCTGGCGAGCCTTTCCGGCCAGATATACGACAAGATAGTCCTCTCGGACCCGGTGAACATCTCCGCGCGCGCCGACCTGAACAACCTGGCGATAAGCATGATCGAGACATTCCCGGTAGTCGGAGTCGGCCTCAACAACTTCAACATGGCCGGGCCCGAGTTCGGGTATTACAACATCTACGAGGCAGCAGCCGGCCTGGCCCCGGTGGTGCACAACATCTACCTGCTCATGGCCTCCGAAATCGGGCTGCTCGGCCTGGGAGCCTACCTGCTCTTCCTCCTGTCCGTCGCCGTGTTCGGCTGGAACGCCTTCAAGCGGGAGGGCGGGGGCGAGCACGCGCTGTTGCTGGCCGCGCTTCTGTCCGGCCTGTCGGGATATTTCGTGGCCGACATGTTCGGCCCGAGTCTGCGCAAGCTGGAAATCGCCAGCCAGCTCTGGTGGCACCTGGGCGTGATCGTGCTGCTGTCCAGGGCGATCCTGGCGGCTCCCGCAGCCGGTGAAGGACGCCGCTGATGGCCAGGGAACGCCACCCGGACCTGGACATCGGGAGGGGCCTACTGATGCTCTTCCTGGTGTTCAACCACTCCTACAACATGCAGTTCCCGGCCGGAAACGACTGGTACATCTTCTTGTATCACGTCAGTTACTGGTACCAGATGCAGTTCTTCTTCTTCATCACGGGCATCACCATGGCCTTGAGCGGGCTCCCGAAGACCCTGGACGACTACGCGGCATTCCTGAAAAAAAGATTCTGGCGGCTCATACCGGCCTACGTCGTCATGGCGACCATCATCTTCGCCGGGAAGATGACCGTGCAGAGCATCGGCAACGTGGGCGAGCCTCTGTCGGGCTTCAGCGCATACCTCACCGTGTTCATCTCGCCGAAAACGAGCCCGTACGCCTCGTTCCTGTGGTTCATCTACGTGCTGTTCCTGTTCAGCGCCGTCGCCCCACCCCTGCTGCGCCTGGCCCGCGGCCGGGCCGAGCTGTTGATCCTTCCGGCGCTGGTGCTCCACTTCCTGCCGCTGCCGGACTTCCTGGCGCTCAACCTGTGCGGAAGGTACTTCATCTTCCTGGTGTTGGGGATCGCCGTATACGACCATTACCCCGCCTATCTGCGCATCGTGGACAAGTACGTGTGGCTGCTCCTGCTCGTCTTCGCCGGGATGTGCGCCCTGGCGGTGAACGTGACCATGAACGACTTCCCCGTATCCGTATGCGCCATCCCCGCGCTGCACGGGCTCTGCCGGACCGGCCCGGTGGTCCGCTCCCGGTTACTGGCCCTGCTCGGGCAGTACATGTACCCGATCTATCTGTTCAACACGATCTTCATCAACGTGGCCAGGGGGCTGATCCTTCGTTTCGTATCCTGGGACGGCCACGCCTTTCTCCTGATCCTGCCCGTGCTGATGACCGTCGGCATCTGGGGACCAATCTGGACGCAGCGCAATGTGATTCCGCGCATTCCACTGTTGCGGAAAGTGTTCACATGATCCTTCCGCCCTTTGCGCATGCCAGGGCCGGGGGAGTATTTCGGTAACGCATTGAAGGTGCATGGCAATGGCGAAACTGCTCAAGACAGGCGCGGGGCTGTTCCTGGCCCGGGTGCTGCAGCCGTTGTTCTCCTTCGTGCTGTTCTGGTACTGCGCCAGACGCTTGAGCCTGGAGGACTTCGGCCTCTACATCCTGCTCATGAGCCTGATCCTGGTTTTCCAGGCCGTGGCCACGCTGGGCCTGGGCCCGATGCTCACACGCGAGATCTCGGTGGACAAGGAGCACGGCCCGCAATGGATCGGGGCCTCGCTCGCCGTGATGCTTCCGGGTTCGCTGCTGGCCTGGGCGCTGTTCGTGGCCTTCACCGTTGCCGCGGGCTACTCCCCGGGGATGGTGCAGGGCGCGGCCATCGTAGGTGCGGGCTTGCCCGGGGCCGTCCTTGGCCAGGTCGCAGAATCGGCCTTCATCGCGCAGGGCCGCTCCAAGCCAATGGTCGCGCTCAGCGCGCTGGAGAACGGGCTGCGCGTCGGAGCCAGCGTGGCCGCCTTGACCCTGGGGTATGGCCTACAATCGCTGCTGGTCATTCACGTGGTCTCGCGCAGCCTCTCCGGCATCTGCGCCCTGCTGATGCTGCGGGACGGGCGCCCCGGCCTGGCGGTTCTCAGCCGCGAGAAGGCCCGGGCGCTGCTGCGCGGCATTCCCTCCTTCGGCATGATGGTCCTGGTTGCGACGTTCTATTTCCGCATGGACATCATCGTGGTCTCGCTGTTCATGGGGGAGGCCGCCGCCGGAATCTACGGCGCAGCCATGCGTCTGGTGTCGCTGACCTTCCTCATGCCGGAGAGCCTCGTGGCCGCCATCTACCCCGCCCTCTCCCGGACCATGCACGCCACTGACGGGCACGCCCGGGAGCTGACCCGCTTCAGCGCCGGGCTGCTGGCCGTGGTGTGCACGGCCGTCAGCCTGTTCCTGTACGGGGCCAGCAGCCAACTGGTGCCGTTGCTGTTCGGCCCCGGCTTCGTGCAGGCGGGAGGGCTGCTGGCAGTGCTCGCCTTCATGCTGCCCCTGCACGCGATCAACGGCCTCCTGGGCTTCCTGCTTCAATCCTGCCGCAAGGAGCGCACGGCCCTGAGGATCGTTTCCTGGGGCACGGCAGGCACCCTGGCCCTGTACATTCTCGGCGTGCGCCTGGGGGGGCTGGAGGGCGCGGCCTGGGCCGGGCTGATCGCCATGGGTTCCATCGCGCTGTTTCACATGTGGTACGTGGGAACCAGGATATTCCCCTTGGGGCTCGCCTCCGCAATGGCCCTGTCGCTCCCGGGCGCTGTTTCTGGGATCGCCGTGGGATTCTGGCTGCCCCCCGTGGCATCGGCCCTGGCCGCTCCGGCCCTGTTCCTGGGCTGGCTCGCGCTCGTGGGGGTGCTGCGCCCGGCCCCGCTGCGCTGCGCCTTGCGCTTGTTCGCTGAGAGAGGAGGTGCGCCGTGCGCATCCTCATCCTGAGCCCCGTGTTCCCGCTGCCGCCCACTACGGGCACCAGGGTGCGCCTGGCCGGGCTTATCCGCGCGCTCAAGGCCAACGGCAACGAGATCGGTTTCGTGGGCAACGTCACCGCCGGGGAGCGCGAGCACATCACCGAATGCCGGAGCTGGTTCAGCGATCTGGAACTGCGCACCGTGGGCGCGACCGGAGCGCAGGCCGCCCCCCTGGGCGACAAGCTGGCCCGGCTGGCGCGGGTGGCGGCCATGTGCCTGACGGGCACCCCCCTGTTCGCCGCCCTGGTGCGCCACCCCTTCCACGAGCGGGCCGTGCGGAAGCTGGCTCCCGGGTACGACGCGCTGCTGGTGGAGTTCTTCTTCATGGCCCTGAACGCGCCCGAAGACGTGCTGGAGGCCCTGGGGCCCCGTGCCGCCCTTGTGGAGCACGACATCTCCTTCGTGCCCAAGCGACGGGCTTTCCAGGTGGCGCCCTGGCCGGGCAAGCTGCTCCTGTGGCTGCGCTACAGGCTCTGGAAACTGGAGGAGACGCGCCAGCTGCGCCGGTTCCGCACGGTGGTGGCCATGTCCGGGCACGACGCCGGCGAATTGCGCGCCCTGGCCCCGCAGGCCCGGGTGATCGTCGCGCCCAACGGCGTGGACACGGCCTCCATCAGGCCCTCTCCCGGCCCCCGCCCCATGGGCAGTACCTCGCTGCTGTTCGTGGGCGGCATGGGGCACGCCCCCAACCTGGACGCCGTCCGGCATTTCGTGCGCGAACACATGCCCCTGCTGCGGCGCGCGGTGCCCGGCGTGAGCCTGACCGTGGCGGGGGATACGGCCGGGATGGACCTCTCGGACCTGGCCGGGCCGGACGTGCGCTTCACGGGCTTCGTGGAGGATCTGGCCCCGCTCTACGCTGGATGCGCCGCCTCCGTCGCTCCCTTCCGCATCGGCGGCGGGACTCGCCTGAAGATTCTGGAGTCCATGGCGGCGGGGCTGCCGGTCATCACCAGCGCGGTGGGCGCCGAGGGCCTGCCTCTCGAGCACCGCAAGTCGGCGCTGTTCGCGGAAGGCCCCGCTGAGACGCTGGCGGCGCTGCGCGCCCTCCGGGAGGAGCCGGGGCTGGCCGACGCCCTTTCGGAGGAGGCCCGGAGGCTGTGCGTGGAGCGGTTCGACTGGACGGCCATAGCCGCCGGGTTGGAGCGCGACCTGAAAAAACAGATGGAGACACACCGTGCCCACTAATCCCGAGACGACTTTCCTGCAGAAGGTGGAGGCGCTCTTCGGGCAGTCCTCCCCAGGCATCCAGGCCAACACCTTCGGCTCCGTGCTCTGCGGCAAGCTGGGCCTGCCGTACAGCGCCCGGCCGTGGATGATGCAGGTGGAGGTCACCAACCGCTGCAACATCAACTGCACCTTCTGCTCCCGCCACTCCACCGAGCTCAAGCTGGGGGACATGGACCCCGCCCTGTGCGACAAGGTCGTGGAGCTCTCGGGGACGGTGCAGGAGATAGCGCTGTTCGGCTACGGCGAGCCCATCATGTCCAGGGCCTTCCACGACATGCTGCCCAGGCTCCGCTGCGGGCGGGTGGGCTTCTTCACCAACGGCCTGCTCATGGACGCGAAGATGTACCGCAGGATCGTCTCCCGCTCCGCAAGGCCCCTTGCCTACGTGGTCTTCTCCGTGGACGGGGCCACTGCGGAGACCTACGAGTCCATCCGCGCTGGTTCCGATTTCGGCAAGGTCTGGGGCAACCTGCGCGAAGTGGTCAAGGAGCGCGACGCCTCGGGCTCCTCCCGGCCCCATATCCACATCGAGTTCGTGACCATGCGCGGCAACGTGGCCGAGCTGCCCGCGCTGGTGCGCATGGCGGACGAGGCCGGGGTGGACGCCATCAAGGCCTCCCACCTGGTGGCCTGGGACGAGGACATGGCCGCCCAGAGCCTGCTGGGGGACCCGGCCCTGTGCGCCGAGAGTTTCGCGCAGGCGGCCATGGAGGCCCGGGACCGCCGCATCCGCCTGGAGCTGCCGAAAATTTTCGGACAGACACCCGCCCCGGCGGCCCTGCCTCCCTGCCGCTACCCCTGGCAGTACGCCATGATATCCTTCGAGGGCGACGTCCGGGCCTGCTGCTTCGCCCCGCAGTACGTCATGGGCAACCTGCGCGAACAATCCTTCGACGCCATCTGGAACGGCGGAGGCTACCGCAAGCTGCGCAAGGCCCTGCACGGCGACAAGAATCCCCTGCCGTGCCTGCGTTGCGAGGAGCGCTTCCGCCACACCGCGTCTCCCGACGAGAACGCGACATACCTCAAGCTCGTGCCGAGGCAGAAATGAACGCCAAACACCTCTTTGCCTGCGCCGCAGTCCTGCTGGCCCTGCCCCTCCTGTGCGTCAATGCGCGCGCGGCGGGCCAGCAATCCAACGAACCCGTGAACACGCAGGGGCTGAGCCGCCAGGGCGAGGTCTACGAGCGCCACGTGAAGAACCCGCAAGAGGAGAAGTGGAAATTCCCCACGGCCGGACCCCAGACGGAGTTCCGGTCCGACCAGGTCTACCAAGCCTTCCCCCAGACTGGAGCCGTGTTCAGGCAGGGCATGGAAATCACCCTGGGCTGGCACCCCGCCGGGACCGACCCCTCAGCGGTGGCCCGCTACGAAGTCTCCGTGGACCGCGAGGGGGGCTTGCGCGAAACCCTGCGCCCGGGCCTGAGCGCCGAGGGCAAGACCAACACCGCCATCTACCAGGCCAGGCAGCCGGGCCGGTACGTCTGGCAGGTGTGGGCCTACATGCGCAACGGCCTCATCATACCGAGCGTGCTGCGCACTTTCGTCGTTTTGAAATGAACGCGCCGTCCGTATCGGTCATCGTGGTCAACTACCGGACCCCGGAGTTGACCCTGGCCTGCCTGGAGAGCGTGTGGCGGCACACGGACCCCGGCCGCACGGAAGCCATCGTGGTGGACAACGCCTCCGGCCCCGTGAGCCTGGAGGCGCTCGAAGCGGCCCCGGGCCCCGTGCAGATCGTCGTCTCGGGCCGCAACCGGGGCTTCGGCGGGGGCTGCAACCTGGGCGCGCGCCACGCGCGGGGCGAGTACCTGTTCTTTCTCAACTCCGACGCCGCGCTCCAGGAGGACACGCCCGGCATCCTGGCCCGCTTCCTGGACACCCGGCCGGACGCCGCCGTGGCCGGGAGCGCGCTCATAGGGCCGGACGGGGCCCCGCAGCACGCGGCGGCGCGATTTCCGGGCTTGCTTCGCATCCTGGCCGGCAGGGACTTCCTGGCTGATCGCTTGAGGCGGGTGTGGCCCCGCGCGGCCGAGGCCCTGGCCTTCTTCCACGGTCCAACGGAATTCGACGAACCAACGAGGGTGGATTGGGTTGTCGGCGCGGCCATGATGGTCCGCCGCACGGATTTTGAAGCCGCAGGTGGCTTTGACGAATCCATATTTCTCTACGGGGAGGAGTTGGAGCTGCAG
This genomic stretch from Fundidesulfovibrio soli harbors:
- a CDS encoding O-antigen ligase family protein produces the protein MLSSLKHIAPMVLLAAAAGLAPLFMPVGQPNAYIFLVLVMAGITALIAFSRTGYVRNMLLFTVGFALVFNPRKFFVGEDYYLFLGGIPAYYVSLMDLCLLALLFVAPAGEKSQGARAPLPKVQLVLLGVYFLTLLLSLYNAIDSELVFTQFVFELKCCLLFLIVAFHLDNMDSDTVFERSLLPMFYGLGASLILEFAVVLAEYVNALPDSFSFLGIQVAGFREKLGADLVLRVGGTYRHPNYLAVPMAALLMPVSVMALSTRGAKRLLFLLAAGSAFASLLLTLSRGGFLAAASTVVVFLVLIACTPQGRAWVKRHSKLLAGMTAAALVVLASLSGQIYDKIVLSDPVNISARADLNNLAISMIETFPVVGVGLNNFNMAGPEFGYYNIYEAAAGLAPVVHNIYLLMASEIGLLGLGAYLLFLLSVAVFGWNAFKREGGGEHALLLAALLSGLSGYFVADMFGPSLRKLEIASQLWWHLGVIVLLSRAILAAPAAGEGRR
- a CDS encoding acyltransferase family protein, which encodes MARERHPDLDIGRGLLMLFLVFNHSYNMQFPAGNDWYIFLYHVSYWYQMQFFFFITGITMALSGLPKTLDDYAAFLKKRFWRLIPAYVVMATIIFAGKMTVQSIGNVGEPLSGFSAYLTVFISPKTSPYASFLWFIYVLFLFSAVAPPLLRLARGRAELLILPALVLHFLPLPDFLALNLCGRYFIFLVLGIAVYDHYPAYLRIVDKYVWLLLLVFAGMCALAVNVTMNDFPVSVCAIPALHGLCRTGPVVRSRLLALLGQYMYPIYLFNTIFINVARGLILRFVSWDGHAFLLILPVLMTVGIWGPIWTQRNVIPRIPLLRKVFT
- a CDS encoding flippase — encoded protein: MAKLLKTGAGLFLARVLQPLFSFVLFWYCARRLSLEDFGLYILLMSLILVFQAVATLGLGPMLTREISVDKEHGPQWIGASLAVMLPGSLLAWALFVAFTVAAGYSPGMVQGAAIVGAGLPGAVLGQVAESAFIAQGRSKPMVALSALENGLRVGASVAALTLGYGLQSLLVIHVVSRSLSGICALLMLRDGRPGLAVLSREKARALLRGIPSFGMMVLVATFYFRMDIIVVSLFMGEAAAGIYGAAMRLVSLTFLMPESLVAAIYPALSRTMHATDGHARELTRFSAGLLAVVCTAVSLFLYGASSQLVPLLFGPGFVQAGGLLAVLAFMLPLHAINGLLGFLLQSCRKERTALRIVSWGTAGTLALYILGVRLGGLEGAAWAGLIAMGSIALFHMWYVGTRIFPLGLASAMALSLPGAVSGIAVGFWLPPVASALAAPALFLGWLALVGVLRPAPLRCALRLFAERGGAPCASSS
- a CDS encoding glycosyltransferase family 4 protein, whose translation is MRILILSPVFPLPPTTGTRVRLAGLIRALKANGNEIGFVGNVTAGEREHITECRSWFSDLELRTVGATGAQAAPLGDKLARLARVAAMCLTGTPLFAALVRHPFHERAVRKLAPGYDALLVEFFFMALNAPEDVLEALGPRAALVEHDISFVPKRRAFQVAPWPGKLLLWLRYRLWKLEETRQLRRFRTVVAMSGHDAGELRALAPQARVIVAPNGVDTASIRPSPGPRPMGSTSLLFVGGMGHAPNLDAVRHFVREHMPLLRRAVPGVSLTVAGDTAGMDLSDLAGPDVRFTGFVEDLAPLYAGCAASVAPFRIGGGTRLKILESMAAGLPVITSAVGAEGLPLEHRKSALFAEGPAETLAALRALREEPGLADALSEEARRLCVERFDWTAIAAGLERDLKKQMETHRAH
- a CDS encoding SPASM domain-containing protein produces the protein MPTNPETTFLQKVEALFGQSSPGIQANTFGSVLCGKLGLPYSARPWMMQVEVTNRCNINCTFCSRHSTELKLGDMDPALCDKVVELSGTVQEIALFGYGEPIMSRAFHDMLPRLRCGRVGFFTNGLLMDAKMYRRIVSRSARPLAYVVFSVDGATAETYESIRAGSDFGKVWGNLREVVKERDASGSSRPHIHIEFVTMRGNVAELPALVRMADEAGVDAIKASHLVAWDEDMAAQSLLGDPALCAESFAQAAMEARDRRIRLELPKIFGQTPAPAALPPCRYPWQYAMISFEGDVRACCFAPQYVMGNLREQSFDAIWNGGGYRKLRKALHGDKNPLPCLRCEERFRHTASPDENATYLKLVPRQK